Within the Metasolibacillus fluoroglycofenilyticus genome, the region AGATACGACCTGATTTGAAATCTCTTGAATTTGTCGCATCATACCGTTTAATTTTTCACTTAATGCATTTGCTGCAATTGTTAATTGCGCTATCTCATCTCGTCCATGTACCTTTAATGCTTCATCTGATATATCACCCTCAGCAATGCGTTGAACGCGCTCTGAAATACGTTTAACTGGTCTTGAAATACTTGAAGCGCTATAAAATGCAATTGAGATTGCTACAATGATTACGATAATTATCGCAATTATATTAACCGTGTTAGAAAACTGCATTTCTTTCATTACTTCTGCACCAGTAGCACGAACTGAATCTTCGCGACTACTCGCCAATTGTTCAAACCCTAATTGAATACCGCGCGCTTCAGCCGCAAGCCCAACTATATTGGTAGCCGCCCGCTCCTTATTACCACTATCATAAACAGAAAAAACATTATTTTCGATTTGCTCACGCCATGCTCTAGTCCTAGCAGACAAATCCTCAAATTCCTTAGAATTAGCCAACTTCTCAGCATTTATTATTTTTCGCACTGCCTCTTCATTGCTTAACGATTGCTCTACATACTCATAAAAAAGCTCTTTATTTACTGTATCTCCTGACAAGACATAGCCCCTTGCTGCAGCTATTCGCGAAGATACCGAGTTCGCTAAATGTTGGTCATAAATGGATAATTCGAGCTCCGTTTTGATCATATACTCAATGTTATTGCTCATTTTAATATTATTAAAAATTGAATAACCACCTTGTACAATTATCATTATCAAAACAATAATAAAACCATATAAAATTTTTGCGCGTAGTGTTTTAAAATTCATGCTCTTTTCCCCTTTCACCTAGTATTAATGATTGTCTTTATGTATAAATTTTTTTGATAAATCACTCCCTTCAATCTTTGCTATTTAACCATACTGTATATAAATAAACAAAATAGAGTTTGTACCCTATTAAGTAACAGCTAATGAGGATTGAATATTTATACACCATTATTACTAAATGTAATAATTTTATTATATGTTTAATAGCATAACAATTCAATGGAACTTATAGCATTTATTATTATAGAAAAGTATAATATTGATAATATTTTAGGTAATAAAGTACAATATAAGCACACTTATAACTAACCTTCTATGTAATTTGAATCATTTTCTCTCATTTATAATTGCTATGTAATAGGCTTATTATGTTCCACAAGTAGAATATCGAGGGAAACAATAAAAAGCATGCAGCCTAAATAAATTTAGATTGCATGCTTTTGTTTTATAGTTTGATTCGCATTAAGGGAATCTTGGGAATTGACCGAAATCAGGCTTGCGCTTTTCTTTAAATGCATCGCGTCCTTCTTTCGCTTCATCTGTTGTATAGTAAAGTAATGTAGCGTCACCAGCCATTTGTTGAAGGCCTGCTAAACCATCTGTATCAGCGTTCATTGCTGCTTTTAAGAAGCGAAGTGCCGTTGGTGACATTTCTAGCATTTCCTCACACCATTTAACTGTTTCATCTTCAAGCTCTGCATATGGAACAACCGTATTTACTAAGCCCATATCTAGCGCTTGCTGTGCATCATACTGACGGCATAAATACCAAATTTCACGCGCTTTTTTATGACCGATAATACGTGCTAAATAGCCTGAGCCATAGCCAGCATCGAATGAACCCACTTTTGGTCCTGTTTGTCCGAAACGTGCGTTATCAGCCGCAATTGTTAAGTCACAAACAACGTGCAATACATGACCGCCACCGATTGCATAGCCTGCTACCATTGCTACAACTGGCTTAGGAATTACACGAATTAATCGCTGTAAATCAAGAACGTTTAAACGTGGAATTTCATCATCGCCTACGTAGCCGCCATGTCCGCGTACTTTTTGGTCACCACCTGAGCAGAATGCATGCTCACCTTCACCCGTTAAAATAATAACGCCGATATTTTTATCATCGCGCGCGCGCGTAAAAGCATCAATTAATTCTACTACCGTTTTTGGTCGAAATGCATTACGAACTTCTGGACGGTTAATTGTAATTTTCGCAATACCGTTGTAAAACTCGTACTTAATATCTTCATACGTATGTAATGAAGTCCATTGACGTGTCATAAATGTTACCTCCTAAATTTCATGGAATACTTCCTTTACTATTGTAGCAAACTCTGCGGGATTTTCCACATGTATTGCATGGCCAACATCCTTAATTGTTCGATGCTTTACTTTTGCCAAATGCGCCTTCATTTGTACAGCAATTGCAACAAACTTCGTATCAAGCTCACCTGTTATTAACGTTATAGGCATCTCAAGCGCTTTTAATTTGTCCCATAGCTGCGGCATAACACCTGTACCCATACCACGCAAACTATTAGCTAAGCCTTTTTCACTCTGCTGTAAACGCTCCTCGCGCACTGCCTGCTGAACAGTCTTTGGCAACCGCTTTTGTGATTGGAACAGCGGGATATTCTCCCATTTATCTACAAAGGCGACGAGCCCGCTTTGCTCAATTTCATTTGCAAGCTGATTGTCTGCCTTTTGACGAACCAATCGCTCTTCTTCATCCTTTAAGCCCGGCGATGCACTTTCTAAAATTAGCTGCTGAACTTTATTTGGATAACGAACAGCATAGGAAAGAGCAATACGCCCGCCAAGCGAATAGCCGAGTAAAATAATTGACTGCAAGTTAAGCTGCTCAAATAGTTTGTCTAGTAGCTCCACTTGCACATCTATCGTATAATGCTTCACATCCTCAGGGGCAGAGGTGTAACCATGACCAATTAAATCAATAGCAATTACACGTGCGTCTAGATTGTTGGCAAGCGGTAGCCATGTGTTTGAGCTACCTGTGAAGCCATGTAGACAAACAATTGTCTGTGATGCCCCGTCGTTCCAGCTACGTATATGCACCTTGATGCCATCTATTTCTGTAGCCATTTGTTCAGCTCCTCAGAGATGCGCTGCCATAGTGCACGATGCGATGTGACGTTAACAGCACGGTCGGTCATTACCTCCAATAAACGCAGCGGCTCACTTTTATCTGCTTGCAACGCTGCCTCAAATGTTGCTAAATGCTCCAAACGTTCATATTGCACATCATACATTGCCGCAAGCTGCTCAAAAGTTAAAGCTGTTGGAGTACCAAATAAATCTTCATAATGTGCCTCTATACTCGCTTGTGGTAAATAAGAAAAAATACCGCCACCATCATTATTAAGTACAACAACCGTTAAATCATTTGCTTGATAACGTGAAGCGATGAAGGCATTGGCATCATGTAAAAAGGCTAAATCACCAATAATTAAATAGGTCGGTCGCTTGTGCACCGTACTAAAACCAAGCGCTGTTGACGTTACCCCATCAATACCGTTGGCTCCTCGATTTGCGAAAATGCGTATATCCTTATTCGTTGCTAGGAAAAATGTATCAATATCGCGTATTGGCATACTACTGCTAACAAAAATATCACTGCCATTAGGGACAAGCTCAAGCATCTTTTGCACGAATGCTCCCTCATCCTGTGCATGCGCTGTATATGCTGCGATATGCTTTCTTGCAATCCGCTCCGCCTGCTGCCAAAGGGTTAAATAATGAATGCTGTCTGTTTGCAACGTAAGCTGCTCCAACCATGCCCCTGGCTTACCTTGAATGAAGTGCGTCGAACTGTTCGTTGAATCACGGAATAATGCATCCTCATCAATGACAATATATTTTTCTGGCATCGTCTGTGTTAAAAACTGCATAACAAATTTTGATACAGGCTGTGCACCGAAGCGAATAACAGTATGTGCTGCAACCGCTTCCTTAAAATGCTCATTTTTCAATATTGCATCATATGTTGAAATCACATATGGCAAACAGTCTTCAGGTACAGCACCGCGCATATTTGCTAAGCTCTCAATTAATACTGGCCATTTACAGTTGCGAATAAAGGACCAAAGTGGTGCTATATCTAGCCCTAAAGGCAATTCACCAATAATGAGGATGCCATTTTCTGTGTCATTAATCGTTTGTGCTAAAAAATCACGTGCGGCCTGTGATGGTATGGTTTCCTGTAAAAAGCTCGCCTTAAATGTCAGCTCATTTAAGCTTCTGAAATCAATTAATAAAGGCTCACGTAATGGGATATTAATATGCACTGGCCCAAATGGCGCTGATGAAGCGATTGCCACTGCACGTCCTATATGATGCTCGATAAATTGCACAGTTTGCGGAGCTGCATCTGGAATTGGAAATTCCATCGAATATTTGACATGCCCCCCGTACAAACGGATTTGATCTATCGTTTGCGGAGCCCCTACTTCACGCAGCTCATGTGGTCGGTCTGCCGTTAATACGATTAAAGGTACGCGAGCATATTTCGCCTCAATAATTGCTGGAAAATAATTTGCTGCTGCTGTGCCGGATGTACATAATAAAACGACAGGCTTAGCGCTAGCTTTAGCAATACCTAATGCATAAAAGGCTGCCGCTCGCTCATCAATTTGGCGATGCATCTTAACGCTTTCTGTTGACGCAAATGCATAGGCTAGAGGCGTTGAACGTGAGCCTGGGCTCACGACTACCTCCTCTACACCATGCTGCAATAATGAAGCAACTATACGGTACACATAATTCGTTAATATTTCACGTTCACTCATGAACTGCTCCTCCCAGCGCGCGTAGCATCGGTCTAAACTTCACTAATGTTTCCTCATACTCTGATTGCGCCTCAGAATCTGCTACAATGCCGCCACCAGCGTATAAATACGCAGCATTCCCGAGCAAGGCTGCCGAACGTATTGCTACTGCAAACTCGCCATTGCCATCTGCATCTAACCAGCCAATAGGTGCTGCATAGAGCCCTCTATTCATCGGCTCAAATGCACGAATAATTTGCATTGAATCAGCTCGTGGTACGCCACCAAGAGCAGGTGTTGGGTGCAAATCCTTCACCAATTGTAGAATCGTTGCGCCCTCTGTAAGCTGTCCTTCTACAGGTGTATATAAATGCTGAATATCGCGAATTTTTAAGAGCTTTGGCTGCTGTGGCACTTTAACAGTTGTACAATTTTTCTCAAAAGTTTCTGTAATCATTTCTACAACATAATGATGCTCACCACGATTTTTACTATCTTGTAACAAGCTTTGTCCCAATGCTTCGTCTTCCTCCGCTGTCGTACCACGCTTGATTGAGCCAGCGATACAGGAGGAATAAGCACGTCCATTTTCAACCTTTACTAAGCGCTCTGGTGAAGCACCGAAAAAGAGCATATCCGTGCGTTCGATACCGAATAAATAGCTTTCAGGCTGCTCATTGACAACATGAGACAAAATTTGCGGTGATGACACAGCCTCTTCAAACTGCAATGCTAGCGAGCGCGCAATTACTACTTTATCTGCCTCTTGCGCTTTGATTTTCGCTGTCACCTCATCAATTGACTGCAAATAAGCCTCTTTATGTGGCTCATTATAGGAAGTAATTTGTGGCTTTGCATAAGTTTTGACTTCCTTTACCTGTGCAGCGTGAATTAAAATATCACGCTGTTTACGCAGTTCATCAAAATGGGGCGCTGCGTTATCGCCATCTGTTATTAAATGAATGCTGACATACGCTTTATCGCCTCGAATCATTAGTTGGAATGTCGCGACCGTAAAATAACTCTCTGGAAAGGCACTCCATTCACCCGCCGTTTTATTCTCTGGGTCAAATGTAAAGCCGCCAAATAAAATGGGCTGTAGTTCCTCTTCCGTTACAATATTTTTCGTTAATTGCTTCCACTGCTTCTCAACTTCATCAAAGCGCATCATTGATAAATTATTTTCAATAATATGCGCATGTCCTAAGCCAACTAATGTTAATGTTTTTTCTCGATTTTGCCAAAAATAGCGCTGCCCTTTAAAAGATTCTTCCCCAGCCGCAAAAAAGGCAAGTGCCGACAAGCGGCTTACCTCGACTGTTTCCATATAGAAGATTGTTCCCGCATTTAAAGAGCCCGCTTCTACTTCAGTGGCATTGTACCACT harbors:
- the menB gene encoding 1,4-dihydroxy-2-naphthoyl-CoA synthase; this encodes MTRQWTSLHTYEDIKYEFYNGIAKITINRPEVRNAFRPKTVVELIDAFTRARDDKNIGVIILTGEGEHAFCSGGDQKVRGHGGYVGDDEIPRLNVLDLQRLIRVIPKPVVAMVAGYAIGGGHVLHVVCDLTIAADNARFGQTGPKVGSFDAGYGSGYLARIIGHKKAREIWYLCRQYDAQQALDMGLVNTVVPYAELEDETVKWCEEMLEMSPTALRFLKAAMNADTDGLAGLQQMAGDATLLYYTTDEAKEGRDAFKEKRKPDFGQFPRFP
- the menH gene encoding 2-succinyl-6-hydroxy-2,4-cyclohexadiene-1-carboxylate synthase; the protein is MATEIDGIKVHIRSWNDGASQTIVCLHGFTGSSNTWLPLANNLDARVIAIDLIGHGYTSAPEDVKHYTIDVQVELLDKLFEQLNLQSIILLGYSLGGRIALSYAVRYPNKVQQLILESASPGLKDEEERLVRQKADNQLANEIEQSGLVAFVDKWENIPLFQSQKRLPKTVQQAVREERLQQSEKGLANSLRGMGTGVMPQLWDKLKALEMPITLITGELDTKFVAIAVQMKAHLAKVKHRTIKDVGHAIHVENPAEFATIVKEVFHEI
- the menD gene encoding 2-succinyl-5-enolpyruvyl-6-hydroxy-3-cyclohexene-1-carboxylic-acid synthase: MSEREILTNYVYRIVASLLQHGVEEVVVSPGSRSTPLAYAFASTESVKMHRQIDERAAAFYALGIAKASAKPVVLLCTSGTAAANYFPAIIEAKYARVPLIVLTADRPHELREVGAPQTIDQIRLYGGHVKYSMEFPIPDAAPQTVQFIEHHIGRAVAIASSAPFGPVHINIPLREPLLIDFRSLNELTFKASFLQETIPSQAARDFLAQTINDTENGILIIGELPLGLDIAPLWSFIRNCKWPVLIESLANMRGAVPEDCLPYVISTYDAILKNEHFKEAVAAHTVIRFGAQPVSKFVMQFLTQTMPEKYIVIDEDALFRDSTNSSTHFIQGKPGAWLEQLTLQTDSIHYLTLWQQAERIARKHIAAYTAHAQDEGAFVQKMLELVPNGSDIFVSSSMPIRDIDTFFLATNKDIRIFANRGANGIDGVTSTALGFSTVHKRPTYLIIGDLAFLHDANAFIASRYQANDLTVVVLNNDGGGIFSYLPQASIEAHYEDLFGTPTALTFEQLAAMYDVQYERLEHLATFEAALQADKSEPLRLLEVMTDRAVNVTSHRALWQRISEELNKWLQK
- a CDS encoding isochorismate synthase, with the protein product MQQKWYNATEVEAGSLNAGTIFYMETVEVSRLSALAFFAAGEESFKGQRYFWQNREKTLTLVGLGHAHIIENNLSMMRFDEVEKQWKQLTKNIVTEEELQPILFGGFTFDPENKTAGEWSAFPESYFTVATFQLMIRGDKAYVSIHLITDGDNAAPHFDELRKQRDILIHAAQVKEVKTYAKPQITSYNEPHKEAYLQSIDEVTAKIKAQEADKVVIARSLALQFEEAVSSPQILSHVVNEQPESYLFGIERTDMLFFGASPERLVKVENGRAYSSCIAGSIKRGTTAEEDEALGQSLLQDSKNRGEHHYVVEMITETFEKNCTTVKVPQQPKLLKIRDIQHLYTPVEGQLTEGATILQLVKDLHPTPALGGVPRADSMQIIRAFEPMNRGLYAAPIGWLDADGNGEFAVAIRSAALLGNAAYLYAGGGIVADSEAQSEYEETLVKFRPMLRALGGAVHE